One segment of Fusarium oxysporum f. sp. lycopersici 4287 chromosome 7, whole genome shotgun sequence DNA contains the following:
- a CDS encoding primary-amine oxidase, producing the protein MGLTQHHPFDPLSGDEIAAAVEAIRKYQSGQLLFNAVTLHEPRKKEMLRWLEHPSDGNKPARIADVTVILPDGKVYDGLVDLKTRKVQKWEKLDGLQPIITPEELIQVEEIMRKDPKVIEQCEISGIPKSDMHKVYCDPWTIGYDERFGSNIRLQQALMYYRPDPDTFQYQYPLDFCPIYDGAKKAIIHIDIPSVRRPLSKQKAIDYTPRYINENGGYRKDIKPINITQPEGVSFTMNGRVLSWQNFKFHIGFNYKEGIVLNHITFTDKGIERPIFYRLSLSEMVVPYGAPEHPHQRKHAFDLGEYGAGYMANSLALGCDCKGVIHYLDAEFAARDGSIRTIKNAICIHEEDNGILFKHTDFRDDSVTVTRARKLIVQQIFTAANYEYACQWVFHQDGTIQPEIKLTGILNTYALNEGEEAGPWGTEVYPQVNAHNHQHLFCLRVNPMIDGVNNTVNMVDTVASEAPVGSPQNKYGNAFYAKKTKLRTSGQAKTDYNGATSRTWEMVNENKLHPYSKKPASYKLVSREVPGLLPKEGSLVWKRAGFARHAVHVTPYRDDELWAAGRHVPQTSGEPSQGLPEWIAEGSASTENTDIVLWHTFGVTHIPAPEDFPIMPVEPMTLLLRPRNFFTNNPCMDVPPSYSITPTQVAEKKGALDQSDKVSQLAFGGKSCCSGGNAAARL; encoded by the exons ATGGGTCTCACGCAACATCATCCTTTTGATCCTCTCTCCGGAGATGAGATCGCCGCTGCCGTCGAGGCTATCCGCAAGTATCAGTCCGGCCAACTCCTCTTCAATGCTGTGACTCTACACGAGCCCcgcaagaaggagatgttgAGGTGGCTTGAGCATCCTTCTGATGGAAATAAACCTGCGAGAATTGCGGATGTCACTGTCATTCTTCCTGATGGAAAGGTTTATGATGGTCTTGTGGATCTTAAGACGAGAAAGGTTCAGAAGTGGGAGAAGCTAGATGGCCTTCAGCCAATT ATCACACCCGAGGAACTCATCCAGGTCGAGGAGATCATGCGCAAAGACCCCAAGGTCATAGAACAGTGCGAAATCTCCGGCATCCCCAAATCAGACATGCACAAAGTCTACTGCGACCCCTGGACAATCGGCTACGACGAGCGCTTCGGCAGCAACATCCGTCTCCAGCAGGCACTCATGTACTACCGCCCTGACCCCGATACCTTCCAGTATCAGTACCCCCTTGACTTCTGCCCCATCTACGACGgcgccaagaaggccatcatCCACATTGATATCCCCAGCGTGCGTCGCCCGCTGAGCAAGCAGAAGGCTATTGACTACACCCCGCGCTACATCAATGAGAACGGTGGTTATCGGAAGGATATCAAGCCTATCAACATTACGCAGCCCGAGGGTGTGTCGTTTACCATGAATGGACGTGTTCTTTCGTGGCAGAACTTTAAGTTCCATATTGGATTCAACTACAAGGAGGGTATTGTGCTGAACCACATTACTTTCACCGACAAGGGTATCGAGCGACCTATCTTCTACCGCCTTTCCCTCTCGGAAATGGTGGTGCCGTACGGTGCGCCTGAGCATCCTCATCAGCGAAAGCACGCTTTTGATCTTGGTGAATACGGCGCAGGATACATGGCCAACTCTCTCGCGCTGGGATGCGACTGCAAGGGTGTGATTCACTACCTCGACGCCGAATTCGCTGCGCGCGATGGCTCTATCCGAACCATCAAGAATGCTATCTGTATTCACGAGGAGGATAACGGTATTCTCTTCAAGCACACTGACTTCCGCGATGATTCCGTCACTGTAACGCGCGCGCGAAAACTCATCGTGCAACAGATCTTTACAGCGGCTAACTACGAGTACGCATGCCAGTGGGTGTTCCACCAAGACGGAACAATCCAGCCCGAGATCAAACTCACCGGCATTCTCAACACATACGCCCTTAACGAgggtgaagaagctggaccGTGGGGAACAGAGGTTTATCCCCAGGTCAACGCGCACAACCATCAGCACCTGTTCTGTCTGCGCGTGAACCCCATGATCGACGGCGTGAACAACACTGTCAACATGGTCGACACAGTTGCTAGTGAGGCACCCGTCGGAAGTCCCCAGAACAAATACGGCAATGCGTTTTACGCCAAGAAGACAAAGTTGAGGACGAGTGGGCAGGCAAAGACAGATTATAACGGTGCGACGAGCAGGACGTGGGAGATGGTTAATGAGAATAAGCTGCATCCTTATTCGAAGAAGCCTGCGTCTTATAAGCTTGTTAGCAGAGAGGTTCCAGGCCTTTTGCCGAAGGAGGGATCGCTGGTTTGGAAGCGTGCTGGTTTTGCCCGCCATGCTGTTCACGTCACTCCTT ATCGCGATGATGAACTCTGGGCTGCAGGTCGTCACGTCCCTCAAACATCTGGCGAGCCATCCCAAGGTCTTCCCGAGTGGATCGCCGAAGGATCAGCATCCACCGAAAACACCGACATTGTTCTTTGGCATACTTTCGGTGTTACACACATCCCTGCACCTGAGGACTTCCCCATCATGCCCGTCGAGCCAATGACGTTATTGCTCCGACCTAGGAACTTCTTTACGAACAATCCTTGTATGGATGTGCCGCCTAGTTACTCCATCACCCCCACGCAGGTtgcggagaagaagggcgCGCTGGATCAGAGTGATAAGGTTAGTCAGTTGGCCTTTGGGGGAAAGAGTTGTTGTTCCGGTGGAAATGCTGCTGCGAGGTTGTAA
- a CDS encoding alcohol dehydrogenase, with amino-acid sequence MSKPIVLHLGDDIKWNHDLYKTFTSHFEIKRSHSMSRPDFINALKQKTFGDFFAIYRPFWNTGGEMGNWDDELISLLPASCKIYASAGAGFDWVDTAALAKRGVTYCNAAAACTESVADAAIWLIISVFRNLSWSSTAARSGDKDKFIDANKNLAPVSRNPSGFTLGIIGFGRIGRRIAEKAYKALDMKIIYNDIAQMPSSIEEPLNATFKSSDALLAEADCVVVATPFAGETLLNKAGLSKMKRGAKLVNIARGKLINEADLVEALSSGHLSGAGLDVFENEPYISPELLKMKNVELLSHNAGASLDSHIGFEKLGMENIMEFWKTGKAISPVNAHLIKQSKL; translated from the exons ATGTCCAAACCAATCGTCCTTCATCTCGGCGACGACATAAAATGGAACCATGATCTCTACAAGACCTTCACATCTCACTTTGAGATCAAGCGCTCACACAGCATGTCCCGCCCCGACTTCATCAACGCCCTTAAGCAAAAAACCTTTGGTGATTTCTTCGCTATCTACAGACCGTTCTGGAACACTGGCGGTGAGATGGGAAATTGGGATGATGAGTTGATCTCACTTCTTCCTGCGTCGTGTAAGATTTATGCTAGTGCGGGAGCTGGTTTTGATTGGGTTGATACAGCTGCTCTTGCAAAGCGAG GCGTCACATATTGCAACGCAGCAGCCGCGTGTACAGAATCAGTAGCCGACGCAGCAATCTGGCTCATCATCTCTGTATTCCGCAACCTAAGTTGGTCCAGCACAGCAGCTCGCTCAGGCGATAAAGACAAATTCATCGACGCCAACAAGAACCTAGCCCCCGTATCCCGCAATCCCAGCGGTTTCACCCTCGGAATCATTGGTTTCGGCCGCATCGGCCGTCGCATCGCAGAAAAAGCGTATAAAGCACTTGACATGAAGATCATCTACAACGACATCGCCCAAATGCCCTCGTCAATCGAAGAACCCCTCAACGCCACATTTAAATCATCAGACGCTCTCCTCGCTGAAGCAGACTGCGTCGTCGTCGCTACACCTTTTGCAGGCGAAACTCTTCTTAACAAAGCTGGTTTATCAAAGATGAAGCGTGGCGCAAAGCTTGTCAATATTGCGCGTGGAAAACTCATCAACGAAGCTGATCTCGTTGAAGCTCTTTCCAGCGGTCATTTATCAGGTGCTGGACTAGACGTCTTCGAGAATGAACCGTACATCAGCCCTGAGTtgctcaagatgaagaacgTGGAGTTGTTATCGCACAACGCGGGTGCGAGTCTGGATTCGCATATTGGCTTTGAGAAATTGGGGATGGAGAATATTATGGAGTTTTGGAAGACAGGGAAGGCAATTTCGCCTGTTAATGCTCATCTGATCAAGCAGAGCAAGTTGTAA